The following is a genomic window from Pirellulales bacterium.
GCTCCGAGGCGTTGTTGTCCATCGGAATCCGTACATCGTCCACGAACCGAGTCAGCCCCGTCCAATGCTCCTGCAAACTGGTCAGCACCTTGCGGCGCGGTTCGCGGAGGTCCGGGCCGGCAAGTTCCCGCTCGGCTTCGGCCTGCATCGCGCTCACCGCTTGGCGTAGTGTGGCATCGGCCGCCTGAAATTCCGAGCTGCCCGGAGCGTGCTTCAGACGCTCGCGTTGGCAGCGATAGAGCTCGCGGATGCGTTCCAGCCAGGCCAAAGCCCAGGGCTTCAACTCCCCCCAGCCCTTGCCCACCTCGACAAAATCCCGCCGTACATGGGCCCAGCAAAACGCCAGCAGAATGTTTCCCGATTTGACCTGGTCCATCGCCTTGTAGGCGGAGTACCGGTCGACCACCAAGACCATCTTGGCCCCGGCCGGGAAGTGGCCTTGGGGCACTTCGTGGCTGCGGCTGGGATCGAGAACAAAGACCACCGTATCGGTCCCCAGGAAGACCCACAACCACCAGCGATGCCCGACCTTGCCTTCGTGGTCGATGAACATCATCCAGCGTGTTTCGTCGGCCTGGCTCAAGGGCGACTGGGCGTTGCGTGTTCGCAGGGCCTCGTACAGCGGCGCGAACATCGGCTCCAGACGCTTCAGGCCCTCGTTGACGGTGCCCGCCGCCACGTTCAAGCCCAGCAGTTGCCACTGGGCCAGCAGCCGTTCGACCGGTTGATGGCTGAAGAACTTGGCCACCAAAATCTCGACCCAGAGGGAGGTGCCCAGCAGGCCTTTGGGGATCAGTTTCGGGGCTGGCGGAGCGGTGACGGTTTGCGGAGCGCCTGCCGCCGGACAGTGGCATGACCGCCGATAGCGTCGGCGGCGGATTCGACGGCGGTGCGGGCGGACGTCGATTTCGATTTGCTCCGAATCCTCGCTGCCACAAAGCGTGTAGGGGAGGCCGCAGTCCGGGCAGATGCGTTGGTCTTCGGGCACATCGCGGAACTCCTCGTGGACGGGTAAGTGGCTATGGTCCCGGCGACGCGGTCCGGGGCGGTCCCGGCGTTGGCCGCGTGGTTTACGTTCGGGCGTTTTGCCCTCTCCGTCCGGGTGGAGTTGGTTCGA
Proteins encoded in this region:
- a CDS encoding IS66 family transposase is translated as MDGTLLDLALSDECRDFPAQWEPIVAELVLLRRENAELRRENAELRQQAGYWKSCHAHALERLAKLEAEAEQLRGENRKLQDRLFGRKTEKTRGDRSNQLHPDGEGKTPERKPRGQRRDRPGPRRRDHSHLPVHEEFRDVPEDQRICPDCGLPYTLCGSEDSEQIEIDVRPHRRRIRRRRYRRSCHCPAAGAPQTVTAPPAPKLIPKGLLGTSLWVEILVAKFFSHQPVERLLAQWQLLGLNVAAGTVNEGLKRLEPMFAPLYEALRTRNAQSPLSQADETRWMMFIDHEGKVGHRWWLWVFLGTDTVVFVLDPSRSHEVPQGHFPAGAKMVLVVDRYSAYKAMDQVKSGNILLAFCWAHVRRDFVEVGKGWGELKPWALAWLERIRELYRCQRERLKHAPGSSEFQAADATLRQAVSAMQAEAERELAGPDLREPRRKVLTSLQEHWTGLTRFVDDVRIPMDNNASEREARGPAVGRKNYYGSGALWSGRLAAMLFSLFATLRKQGLNPRKWLTWYLESCAEAGGQAPAEVHGFLPWNLSEAKRRELSIDPHNTS